A part of Larkinella insperata genomic DNA contains:
- a CDS encoding DUF3472 domain-containing protein has translation MPVPLGGNAWVSNTSDPATKITTDGLTGWTQPQTIVSTYIRFARPGTLKLSATLSVPEGQSTIRVSLPGKSVEFSASGSAEKEQYLGEWKIEKPGYVKIDMQGLTKSGASFGHLRELGISGDVVDEKTVFVRSNEGSFFYWGRRGPSVHLKYATPEQFDAEWFYNEITVPEGSDVVGSYFMANGFAEGYFGIQVNSPTERRVLFSVWSPYKTDNPKEIPDDQKIRLEKKGPGVTTNDFGNEGSGGQSYLRYDWKAGRTYRFLLRAHPTEANYTTYTAYFADAQDGNWQLIASFRRPKTATYLKSLHSFLENFIPNTGNLPRQVAFGNQWVRSKEGVWQELVSARFTGDATARAGFRQDYAGGLLPTNGFFLKNCGFFDDSIPLNTEYTRKPLKKTPAIHFSQLP, from the coding sequence TTGCCGGTTCCCCTGGGCGGCAACGCCTGGGTATCGAATACCAGCGACCCCGCTACAAAAATCACCACCGACGGCCTGACCGGCTGGACCCAGCCCCAAACCATTGTTTCCACCTACATCCGATTTGCCCGCCCCGGCACCCTGAAGCTATCGGCAACCCTGAGCGTTCCGGAAGGCCAGAGTACAATTCGGGTAAGTCTGCCGGGAAAATCCGTTGAATTTTCAGCCAGCGGCAGTGCCGAGAAGGAACAGTATTTGGGCGAATGGAAAATTGAAAAACCGGGTTACGTGAAGATAGATATGCAGGGACTAACCAAATCAGGCGCTTCGTTCGGCCACCTGCGGGAGCTGGGCATCAGCGGGGATGTGGTTGATGAAAAAACGGTTTTTGTGCGCAGCAACGAAGGATCTTTCTTTTACTGGGGCCGACGCGGACCGTCGGTTCACCTGAAATACGCCACCCCGGAGCAGTTTGACGCCGAGTGGTTTTACAACGAAATCACCGTTCCGGAAGGCAGTGACGTGGTGGGTTCTTACTTCATGGCCAACGGTTTTGCCGAAGGGTATTTTGGCATTCAGGTCAATTCGCCCACCGAGCGCCGGGTGCTGTTCTCGGTCTGGAGTCCGTATAAAACCGATAACCCGAAAGAGATTCCGGACGATCAGAAAATCCGGCTGGAGAAGAAAGGCCCGGGCGTCACGACCAACGACTTTGGCAACGAAGGCTCCGGCGGTCAAAGCTACCTGCGTTACGACTGGAAAGCGGGCCGGACCTACCGGTTTCTGCTCCGGGCGCATCCCACTGAGGCCAATTACACCACCTACACGGCTTATTTTGCGGACGCCCAGGATGGCAACTGGCAGTTGATCGCCAGCTTCAGACGACCCAAAACCGCCACCTACCTGAAATCCCTCCACTCTTTTCTCGAAAATTTTATTCCAAACACTGGTAATCTACCCCGGCAGGTCGCTTTTGGTAATCAATGGGTTCGGAGCAAAGAGGGCGTCTGGCAGGAATTAGTGAGCGCCCGATTTACCGGCGATGCCACCGCCCGGGCCGGTTTTCGGCAGGATTACGCGGGCGGTTTGTTACCCACCAACGGTTTTTTTCTCAAAAATTGCGGTTTTTTCGACGATTCCATTCCACTCAATACCGAATACACCCGAAAACCGCTGAAGAAAACGCCAGCCATTCATTTTTCCCAATTACCGTAG
- a CDS encoding GHMP family kinase ATP-binding protein gives MSLLLSISTPGRICLFGEHQDYLGLPVIAAAISRRIQITAGPASRPEVHLALPDIHSEEQFSLAKLPLTYQHDRDYFRSAINILLREGFQFSSGIEGEVRGNIPINSGTSSSSALLITWLAVLTQLADNPQTLPPKRLAELAYTAEVLEFGEPGGMMDHYSTAVGGIIYLESVPAIHLESFQPELGTFVLGDSLQPKDTIGVLKHVKFGMLAAMEKIRQYDPTFSLPDCPQEKADEYRHLLTPDEMILLQGNLSDRDVLREALVMFRSGTVNHRQLGALLTTHQTSLRDAKRVSTPKIDRMIEEAIKAGAYGGKINGSGGGGCMFAYAPENPEAVADAIERAGGKPYIIRVDQGVAVLPNTVSVDE, from the coding sequence ATGTCTTTGCTTTTATCCATCTCCACGCCCGGCCGCATTTGTTTGTTTGGAGAGCATCAGGATTACCTGGGTTTGCCCGTCATTGCCGCTGCCATTTCCCGGCGCATCCAGATAACCGCCGGGCCTGCTTCCCGGCCCGAAGTCCATCTGGCCCTGCCCGACATTCATTCGGAAGAACAGTTTTCGCTGGCCAAACTGCCGCTCACCTACCAGCACGACCGGGATTATTTCCGGAGCGCCATCAACATCCTGTTGCGGGAGGGCTTCCAATTCTCCAGCGGTATTGAGGGTGAAGTCCGGGGTAACATTCCCATCAACTCCGGTACTTCCAGTTCGTCGGCCCTACTGATTACCTGGCTGGCTGTTCTGACGCAACTGGCCGACAATCCGCAGACGCTACCGCCCAAACGCCTGGCCGAGCTGGCTTACACCGCCGAAGTGCTGGAATTTGGCGAACCCGGCGGTATGATGGACCATTACTCGACCGCAGTGGGCGGTATTATTTACCTGGAGTCAGTTCCTGCTATTCATCTGGAATCGTTTCAGCCTGAATTGGGCACGTTCGTTCTGGGGGATTCACTGCAACCCAAAGACACCATTGGCGTGTTGAAGCACGTCAAATTTGGTATGCTGGCCGCTATGGAGAAAATCCGTCAGTATGATCCCACGTTTTCGCTGCCCGATTGTCCTCAGGAAAAAGCCGATGAATACCGGCATTTGCTGACTCCGGATGAAATGATTCTGCTCCAGGGGAACCTCTCCGACCGGGACGTGTTGCGGGAAGCGCTGGTCATGTTCCGGTCGGGGACCGTCAATCACCGGCAGCTCGGTGCGTTGCTCACCACCCACCAGACCAGTCTGCGGGATGCCAAGCGCGTTTCGACGCCCAAAATTGACCGCATGATCGAGGAAGCCATTAAAGCCGGAGCGTACGGAGGGAAAATCAACGGTTCGGGCGGGGGCGGCTGCATGTTTGCTTACGCCCCGGAAAACCCCGAAGCCGTGGCCGACGCCATCGAACGGGCGGGCGGCAAACCGTACATCATCAGGGTTGATCAGGGCGTTGCGGTTCTGCCCAACACCGTTTCGGTTGACGAGTAA
- a CDS encoding arylsulfatase — MNAFRPKKYAVSLFSLSAVLLTGWFLSSYTFQIPNRPNAARPNIIYIYADDLGYAELGCYGQQKIRTPHLDQLAREGMRFTQHYTSMPVCAPARCMLLTGKHGGHSYIRGNYEMGGFADSLEGGQMPLYPGAFTIGRMLQQSGYRTACIGKWGLGMANTTGNPNEQGFDYFYGYLDQKQAHNFYPTHLWENGKPDPLNNPVIDVHRRLTPETATPEAFAYYRGKEYAIDKMAQKAQAFVRENKNRPFFLYLPFTVPHVSLQAPEAAVREYVGQFDDKAYLGQQGYASTPYPRATYAAMITHMDKQIGALMQLLRELKIDDNTLVMFSSDNGTTFNGGVEAAYFKSVGHLRGLKMDVYEGGIREPMIARWPGRIAAGRVTDHISVQYDLLATLAELVGYQQPFATDGLSFLPTLLGQPTRQKKHEFLYWEYPEKGGQLAIRMGNWKAVKTDVRKNRKGPWKLYDLRKDESETTNLAPQHPDLIKQFDAIVAREHTPAHINEWEIINPKIPVATKP, encoded by the coding sequence ATGAACGCTTTCCGTCCCAAAAAATACGCCGTATCCCTTTTCAGCCTGTCGGCAGTTTTGCTGACAGGCTGGTTTTTGTCCAGTTATACTTTCCAGATCCCGAACCGCCCCAATGCCGCGCGGCCCAACATCATTTACATTTACGCCGATGACCTGGGGTACGCCGAACTGGGCTGTTATGGACAACAGAAGATCCGCACTCCGCACCTCGACCAGCTGGCGCGGGAAGGCATGCGGTTTACGCAGCACTACACCAGTATGCCGGTTTGCGCTCCGGCCCGCTGTATGCTCCTGACCGGCAAACACGGAGGCCATTCTTACATTCGCGGGAATTACGAAATGGGCGGTTTTGCCGACTCGCTGGAAGGGGGTCAGATGCCGCTCTACCCAGGAGCGTTCACGATTGGAAGAATGCTTCAGCAGTCGGGTTACCGGACCGCCTGCATTGGCAAATGGGGCCTCGGCATGGCCAACACCACCGGCAACCCCAACGAGCAGGGATTCGATTACTTCTACGGCTATCTGGATCAGAAACAGGCCCATAACTTTTACCCGACGCACCTCTGGGAAAACGGCAAACCCGACCCGCTGAACAACCCGGTTATTGACGTCCACCGCCGGTTAACGCCCGAGACGGCCACGCCCGAAGCCTTCGCCTACTACCGGGGAAAAGAATACGCCATCGACAAAATGGCCCAGAAGGCCCAGGCGTTTGTGCGCGAGAACAAAAACCGCCCGTTTTTTCTGTATCTGCCGTTTACCGTGCCGCACGTCTCGCTCCAGGCACCCGAAGCCGCCGTTCGGGAATACGTCGGGCAGTTTGACGACAAAGCTTATTTAGGTCAACAGGGGTACGCGTCAACGCCCTATCCGCGGGCTACGTATGCCGCCATGATCACCCACATGGACAAGCAGATTGGCGCACTCATGCAGTTGCTCCGGGAACTGAAAATTGACGACAACACACTTGTCATGTTCTCGAGCGACAACGGCACAACGTTCAACGGCGGGGTCGAAGCCGCTTATTTCAAGAGTGTTGGCCACCTGCGGGGCCTCAAAATGGATGTGTACGAAGGCGGCATCCGCGAACCGATGATCGCCCGCTGGCCCGGCCGGATAGCCGCCGGAAGGGTGACTGATCACATTTCGGTGCAGTACGATCTGCTGGCGACGCTGGCCGAACTTGTTGGTTATCAACAGCCTTTCGCCACCGACGGTCTTTCGTTTCTGCCCACGCTGCTGGGCCAACCGACCCGGCAGAAAAAACACGAATTCCTCTACTGGGAATATCCCGAAAAAGGCGGTCAGCTGGCGATTCGGATGGGGAACTGGAAAGCCGTCAAGACCGATGTGCGCAAAAACCGGAAAGGCCCCTGGAAGCTGTACGATCTGCGCAAAGACGAAAGCGAAACCACCAACCTGGCCCCTCAGCACCCGGACCTGATCAAACAATTTGATGCGATTGTCGCCCGCGAACACACTCCGGCGCACATCAACGAGTGGGAAATCATTAATCCAAAGATTCCTGTTGCGACGAAGCCATAG
- a CDS encoding DUF6644 family protein, translated as MSGPIPVEWLQQIENTGMAATIRQSNWLYPGLEIVHIVGIVLLVGGAFVFDWRLLGFSPKLPVDDLAAHVLPWSRRGLALVVPSGLLLFSTNAESLGNDPMFWLKMILIVVAGVNVAVFHRITFRSPAGWQGDKTPPGAKAAAICSILVWLAIIACGRLLAY; from the coding sequence ATGAGCGGGCCTATTCCCGTCGAATGGCTACAACAGATCGAAAATACCGGGATGGCCGCTACCATCCGGCAGTCGAACTGGCTGTATCCCGGACTCGAAATTGTTCACATTGTCGGTATTGTGCTGCTGGTGGGCGGAGCCTTCGTCTTCGATTGGCGCCTGTTGGGGTTTTCCCCGAAACTACCGGTGGATGACCTGGCAGCGCATGTTTTGCCCTGGTCACGCCGGGGACTGGCGCTCGTGGTACCGTCGGGTCTGCTGTTGTTCAGTACGAACGCCGAATCGCTCGGGAACGACCCCATGTTCTGGCTAAAAATGATCCTGATTGTGGTGGCGGGGGTGAACGTAGCCGTTTTTCACCGAATTACGTTTCGGTCGCCAGCGGGTTGGCAAGGGGATAAAACACCGCCCGGGGCCAAAGCCGCGGCCATCTGCTCGATTCTGGTGTGGCTGGCTATAATTGCCTGCGGGCGGCTGTTGGCCTATTGA
- a CDS encoding DUF6152 family protein, whose protein sequence is MALLKTSLVALLLFLGTAFAPLHHGWADYDQTKTLDYTGTIEDFKYENPHATARVKDKDKTWLVVLAPTSRMQERGVSADMLKKGGSVRVVGYPHKKVKDEMRAECIFIDGNKYELRR, encoded by the coding sequence ATGGCTTTATTAAAAACTTCGCTGGTTGCGCTGTTGCTTTTTCTGGGAACCGCTTTTGCGCCCCTGCACCACGGCTGGGCCGATTACGACCAGACCAAAACACTGGATTACACGGGTACCATCGAAGATTTCAAGTACGAGAATCCGCACGCAACGGCCAGGGTGAAAGACAAAGACAAAACCTGGCTGGTGGTGCTGGCACCTACCAGCCGGATGCAGGAGCGGGGTGTCAGCGCCGACATGCTGAAAAAAGGCGGTTCGGTGCGGGTGGTGGGTTATCCACATAAGAAAGTCAAAGATGAGATGCGCGCCGAATGCATTTTTATTGACGGAAACAAATACGAGCTCCGCCGATGA
- a CDS encoding xanthine dehydrogenase family protein molybdopterin-binding subunit, whose protein sequence is MNEPTTTPALSRRDFLKTAGCLSIGFSFACQPLSAAPQPPLQDSLPGSLRQQPRINAWLEVLEDGRIRILTGKMELGQGIRTAIAQVAAEELDMELNRVEVHLAETGRTPHEGYTAGSGSIENSAMAVRYAAAAARQKLLDMAARRWNKPVEELSLADGAITAQNSNDQLTFAQLLNGAQLTDEVRLPVKLKPKSEYRWVGKAIPRADIERMARAEPLYVQDLRLPGMVHARVVRPLAYGAKLRSFDEAAVKKAVPGVLKTVVNGDFVGIITTEEYEAVQAQLVAREQTKWETAKPLPDDQNLAEYIKKLPAKNRTVKETGDVNRLDQSAGSSLKARYFKPYHMHGSVGPSCAVAWYQGEKLHVWTHSQGVYPLQEALKKMLNLPAEAVHIVGVPGSGCYGHNGADDVAADAALLAMAYPGKPVRLQWSRDDEHGWEPYGSAMQMDVEARLDGSGKITHWRYGVWTDSHSTRPGGEPGNLLAARSLEKPFSQPSSGYSGGGYRNSEPYYTIPNLKVDAHFFEGPLRVSALRSLGAYGNVFAIESFMDELAAKAAKDPLEFRLMHLADERAVAVLKKLQELIKTDKPKPGEGIGVAFARYKNVAAYCAVAARVRADPKTGTVRVLKMWSVIDAGEVINLDGIKNQTEGGMIQAASWTLKEKVQFDQQHVSSRDWVSYPIFRFSDVPETEVVVIDRPNEKPLGAGEAVQGPTGAALVNAVYQACGQRIRHLPVQLG, encoded by the coding sequence ATGAACGAGCCAACGACTACTCCTGCTCTGTCGCGACGGGATTTCCTGAAAACGGCCGGATGCCTGTCCATCGGTTTTTCGTTTGCCTGCCAGCCTTTGTCGGCTGCGCCCCAACCGCCTTTGCAGGATTCACTGCCGGGTTCGTTGCGGCAACAACCGCGGATCAACGCCTGGCTGGAAGTGCTGGAGGACGGGCGAATTCGGATTTTAACCGGCAAAATGGAACTGGGTCAGGGCATTCGCACCGCCATCGCGCAAGTGGCCGCCGAGGAACTGGACATGGAACTGAACCGGGTGGAAGTCCATCTGGCCGAAACCGGTCGCACTCCGCACGAAGGCTACACGGCCGGAAGCGGTTCCATCGAAAACAGCGCCATGGCGGTACGCTACGCAGCCGCAGCCGCACGCCAGAAGCTGTTGGACATGGCCGCCCGGCGCTGGAACAAACCCGTCGAAGAACTCAGCCTGGCCGATGGAGCCATCACCGCTCAAAACAGCAACGATCAACTGACGTTCGCGCAACTGCTGAACGGCGCGCAACTGACCGACGAAGTACGGCTGCCGGTAAAACTCAAACCAAAATCGGAATACCGTTGGGTCGGGAAAGCCATTCCCCGGGCGGACATTGAAAGAATGGCACGGGCTGAGCCGTTGTACGTGCAGGACCTGCGCCTGCCGGGTATGGTGCACGCGCGGGTGGTGCGCCCGCTGGCGTACGGAGCCAAACTAAGGTCCTTCGATGAAGCGGCTGTGAAGAAAGCGGTGCCCGGCGTTCTGAAAACCGTCGTCAACGGCGATTTTGTGGGCATCATCACCACGGAAGAATACGAAGCCGTTCAGGCGCAACTGGTAGCCCGGGAACAAACCAAGTGGGAAACGGCCAAACCCCTGCCGGATGATCAGAACCTGGCGGAATACATTAAGAAACTACCTGCCAAAAACCGGACGGTTAAAGAAACCGGCGACGTAAACCGGCTGGACCAATCGGCGGGGAGTTCGCTGAAGGCCCGTTATTTTAAGCCGTACCACATGCACGGGTCGGTTGGACCGTCGTGCGCCGTGGCTTGGTATCAGGGTGAAAAGCTGCATGTCTGGACCCACAGCCAGGGAGTTTATCCGTTGCAGGAAGCCCTGAAGAAAATGCTGAACCTGCCCGCGGAAGCGGTTCACATAGTGGGCGTTCCGGGCTCCGGATGCTACGGCCACAACGGAGCGGATGATGTCGCGGCCGATGCGGCTTTGCTGGCGATGGCCTACCCCGGAAAACCCGTGCGGCTGCAATGGTCGCGCGATGATGAACACGGCTGGGAACCGTACGGCAGCGCCATGCAGATGGATGTTGAAGCCCGGCTGGACGGTTCGGGAAAGATAACCCACTGGCGGTATGGGGTCTGGACGGACTCGCACAGCACCCGGCCGGGCGGTGAACCCGGTAATTTGCTGGCGGCCCGTTCGCTGGAAAAACCGTTTTCGCAACCGTCATCGGGGTATAGTGGGGGCGGCTACCGCAATTCCGAGCCGTATTACACCATTCCAAACCTGAAAGTAGATGCGCACTTTTTTGAAGGACCGCTCCGGGTGTCAGCCCTGCGCAGCCTGGGGGCCTATGGAAACGTGTTTGCCATCGAATCGTTTATGGACGAACTGGCCGCCAAAGCCGCCAAGGATCCGCTCGAATTCCGACTTATGCATCTGGCCGATGAGCGGGCCGTTGCGGTGTTGAAAAAGTTGCAGGAACTGATCAAAACCGATAAACCGAAACCTGGCGAGGGAATCGGTGTTGCGTTTGCCCGGTATAAAAATGTGGCCGCTTACTGCGCCGTGGCCGCGCGGGTACGGGCCGATCCTAAAACCGGGACGGTGCGGGTGCTGAAAATGTGGTCGGTCATTGATGCGGGCGAAGTGATCAACCTGGACGGTATCAAAAACCAGACGGAAGGCGGTATGATACAGGCCGCCAGTTGGACGCTGAAAGAAAAAGTCCAGTTTGATCAACAGCACGTCAGCAGCCGGGATTGGGTGTCTTACCCGATTTTTCGGTTCAGCGACGTGCCGGAAACGGAGGTGGTGGTCATTGACCGACCCAATGAAAAACCGTTGGGTGCGGGCGAAGCGGTCCAGGGTCCAACGGGTGCGGCTCTGGTCAATGCCGTTTACCAGGCTTGCGGACAAAGAATTCGTCATCTGCCCGTGCAATTGGGATAG
- a CDS encoding (2Fe-2S)-binding protein — protein sequence MKARLTIEVNQKRHTVEVDPATPLLYVLRNNLQLNGPKYGCGLEQCGACMVLLDGKAKPSCLVPVETVTDKAIVTLEGLTQPDGKLHPVQRAFVEQQAAQCGYCLNGMVISATSLLSENKHPDEAAIREGMERVLCRCGTHSRILRAIRQAANDSNP from the coding sequence ATGAAAGCCAGGCTAACCATCGAAGTAAACCAGAAGCGGCACACCGTTGAGGTCGATCCGGCCACGCCGTTGCTCTACGTCTTACGAAACAATCTCCAGTTGAATGGGCCTAAATACGGCTGTGGTCTGGAGCAATGTGGCGCCTGCATGGTCCTGCTGGACGGGAAAGCAAAGCCCAGTTGTCTGGTTCCCGTTGAAACCGTCACCGACAAAGCCATTGTCACCCTTGAGGGACTGACCCAGCCCGACGGCAAGCTACATCCCGTACAGCGGGCATTTGTGGAGCAGCAGGCGGCTCAGTGCGGCTATTGCCTGAATGGCATGGTCATTTCCGCAACGTCTTTACTGTCTGAAAATAAGCACCCCGACGAAGCCGCCATTCGCGAAGGCATGGAGCGGGTTTTGTGCCGTTGTGGTACCCATTCGCGCATTCTCCGGGCCATCCGCCAGGCCGCCAACGACTCTAATCCGTAA
- a CDS encoding carboxypeptidase-like regulatory domain-containing protein produces MKKALLFFLLAVSTTLTGVAQTIRSGSVIDKVSRKPVALATVQNLTLRRAVTSTESGQFRLTASPNDTLLISCVGYKAERVVVPADESELLAEMVQEVKQLNEVVIKGWTESRFKEEFLKLNIHNNKPVIVIKAAPELVGKQLGNVGRMGYDYKTLAPKMTLKGPVSALYGKFSKEAKNERKLQQFNQAESNKQRYSARLDPVWISRITDLKEERLTAFLKFCKLPETFVLEASEYDLIVAIRGCLKEFLVQEQTQTGKG; encoded by the coding sequence ATGAAAAAAGCGCTCCTCTTCTTTCTTTTAGCGGTATCAACGACGCTGACCGGTGTGGCCCAAACCATCCGGAGTGGTTCGGTGATCGACAAGGTCAGCCGGAAACCCGTGGCGCTGGCCACGGTTCAGAACCTTACTCTCCGCCGGGCGGTGACCAGTACCGAGTCCGGCCAGTTCCGGCTGACTGCTTCCCCGAATGATACGTTACTGATTTCCTGTGTCGGTTACAAAGCCGAGCGCGTGGTGGTCCCCGCCGACGAATCAGAGTTACTGGCGGAAATGGTTCAGGAAGTAAAGCAATTGAATGAGGTTGTGATCAAAGGCTGGACCGAAAGCCGTTTCAAGGAAGAATTTCTAAAGCTGAATATTCACAACAACAAACCCGTCATTGTGATCAAAGCGGCCCCGGAACTGGTGGGCAAACAACTCGGTAACGTCGGGCGGATGGGGTACGATTACAAAACACTGGCGCCCAAAATGACGTTAAAAGGCCCCGTTTCGGCCTTATACGGCAAGTTTAGCAAAGAAGCCAAAAATGAGCGCAAACTACAGCAGTTCAATCAGGCCGAAAGCAACAAGCAACGTTACTCGGCGCGGCTGGATCCCGTCTGGATTTCGCGCATCACGGACTTGAAAGAAGAGCGACTGACGGCTTTTCTGAAGTTCTGCAAACTCCCCGAAACGTTCGTACTCGAAGCCAGCGAGTACGATCTGATCGTTGCCATCCGCGGTTGCCTGAAAGAATTTCTGGTTCAGGAGCAAACCCAGACCGGCAAGGGCTAG
- a CDS encoding ABC transporter ATP-binding protein has translation MSKNIIETHEISKRYVMGSEVIEALKSVTINVKKGEYVAFMGPSGSGKSTLMNIVGCLDTPTSGSYILNGQDVSNMSENALAEVRNKEIGFVFQTFNLLPRQTSLENVALPLIYAGYSKADRTEKAMQALKNVGLEHRAGHRPNELSGGQRQRVAVARALVNDPSILLADEPTGNLDTKTSYEIMDLFDQIHSKGNTVIMVTHEEDIAEYAHRIIRLRDGLIETDRINTNVRKAKAFIQASDEQ, from the coding sequence ATGAGCAAAAACATTATTGAAACCCACGAGATCTCCAAACGATACGTGATGGGCAGCGAAGTCATCGAAGCGTTGAAATCGGTGACAATTAACGTGAAAAAAGGGGAATACGTAGCCTTTATGGGTCCATCGGGTTCGGGCAAATCAACGTTGATGAATATCGTGGGTTGTCTGGATACCCCTACGTCCGGCTCGTATATCCTGAACGGGCAGGACGTTAGTAACATGAGTGAAAATGCGCTGGCGGAAGTCCGGAATAAAGAGATTGGCTTTGTATTTCAAACGTTTAATCTGCTTCCCCGGCAGACTTCGCTGGAAAACGTCGCCCTGCCGCTGATTTACGCGGGTTACAGCAAAGCCGATCGGACCGAAAAAGCCATGCAGGCCCTGAAAAACGTGGGACTGGAACACCGGGCCGGACACCGCCCCAATGAGCTCTCGGGTGGGCAGCGGCAACGCGTGGCCGTCGCGCGGGCGCTGGTGAATGACCCCAGTATTTTGCTGGCCGATGAACCGACCGGAAACCTCGACACCAAGACTTCCTACGAAATCATGGATTTGTTCGATCAGATTCACAGCAAAGGCAACACGGTAATCATGGTAACGCACGAAGAAGACATTGCCGAATACGCCCACCGGATTATTCGATTACGCGACGGCCTGATTGAAACCGACCGGATCAACACCAACGTCCGGAAAGCAAAGGCGTTTATTCAAGCGTCTGACGAGCAATGA
- the atpD gene encoding F0F1 ATP synthase subunit beta: MTTATATNTGKITQVIGPVVDVSFEGEGSRLPAILDALEVTKANGQKVILECQQHLGEDRVRTISMDATEGLERGMTVEHLGTQITMPTGDGIRGRLFNVVGTAIDGIPQPQSTGGLPIHRNAPKFEDLATSTEVLFTGIKVIDLLEPYAKGGKIGLFGGAGVGKTVLIQELINNIAKAYSGLSVFAGVGERTREGNDLLREMIEAGIIKYGDDFKHSMEEGGWDLSKVDSDALKESQATFIFGQMNEPPGARARVALSGLTIAEHFRDGDGTGQGRDILFFIDNIFRFTQAGSEVSALLGRMPSAVGYQPTLATEMGTMQERITSTKRGSITSVQAVYVPADDLTDPAPATTFAHLDATTVLSRKISELGIYPAVDPLDSTSRILTAEILGDEHYNTAQRVKEILQRYKELQDIIAILGMEELSEEDKMTVNRARRVQRFLSQPFFVAEQFTGLKGVLVPIEETIRGFNEIIDGKWDHLPEAAFNLVGTIDDAAAKGERLLREAAGK; the protein is encoded by the coding sequence ATGACAACTGCAACAGCAACGAATACGGGTAAAATCACGCAAGTGATCGGCCCGGTTGTTGACGTGAGTTTTGAGGGCGAAGGGTCGCGGCTACCGGCGATTCTGGACGCTCTGGAAGTCACCAAAGCCAATGGCCAAAAAGTTATATTGGAATGCCAGCAACACCTTGGTGAAGACCGGGTTCGCACAATTTCGATGGACGCTACCGAGGGACTTGAACGCGGCATGACCGTAGAGCACCTGGGTACGCAGATCACCATGCCGACGGGCGACGGAATTCGCGGACGGTTGTTCAACGTCGTTGGTACGGCCATCGACGGTATTCCGCAGCCTCAAAGCACGGGCGGTTTGCCCATCCACCGGAACGCTCCGAAGTTTGAGGACCTCGCCACGTCAACCGAAGTACTTTTCACCGGGATTAAGGTTATCGACCTGCTCGAGCCCTACGCCAAAGGGGGTAAAATCGGTCTGTTCGGTGGTGCCGGTGTAGGAAAAACGGTATTGATTCAGGAATTGATCAATAACATCGCCAAAGCCTACTCGGGTCTGTCGGTATTTGCCGGTGTGGGTGAGCGAACCCGCGAAGGAAATGACCTGCTGCGCGAGATGATCGAAGCCGGCATTATCAAATACGGCGATGATTTCAAACACTCGATGGAAGAAGGTGGCTGGGATCTATCGAAAGTGGATTCAGACGCGTTGAAAGAAAGCCAGGCTACCTTCATCTTCGGACAGATGAACGAGCCCCCCGGAGCCCGCGCCCGCGTAGCCCTCTCAGGGCTGACCATTGCCGAGCACTTCCGTGACGGTGACGGTACGGGCCAGGGCCGTGACATTCTGTTCTTTATCGATAACATCTTCCGGTTCACCCAAGCGGGTTCGGAGGTGTCGGCCCTCCTGGGCCGGATGCCGTCGGCCGTAGGGTATCAGCCTACGCTGGCTACGGAGATGGGTACGATGCAAGAACGCATTACGTCAACCAAACGCGGTTCGATCACGTCGGTACAGGCCGTTTACGTACCTGCCGATGACTTGACTGACCCTGCTCCGGCTACGACGTTTGCCCACTTGGATGCCACAACGGTATTGAGCCGGAAAATTTCCGAGTTGGGAATCTACCCCGCCGTAGACCCGCTGGATTCAACCTCCCGGATTCTGACTGCCGAAATTTTAGGTGATGAGCACTACAACACGGCTCAGCGTGTGAAGGAAATTCTGCAACGCTACAAAGAATTGCAGGATATCATCGCCATCCTTGGTATGGAAGAACTTTCCGAAGAGGATAAAATGACGGTGAACCGGGCCCGCCGGGTACAACGCTTCCTGTCGCAACCCTTCTTCGTAGCGGAACAGTTTACGGGTCTGAAGGGCGTTCTGGTACCGATTGAGGAAACCATCCGTGGTTTTAACGAAATCATCGACGGTAAATGGGATCACCTGCCGGAAGCCGCTTTCAACCTGGTTGGAACCATTGACGATGCCGCTGCTAAAGGCGAACGTCTGTTGAGAGAAGCCGCCGGAAAATAA
- the atpC gene encoding ATP synthase F1 subunit epsilon: MHLEIITPDRKIFAGEATAVTFPGSEGQFQVLNDHAPIVSTLARGPVTVATSTGTQTFTVDGGVVEVLNNKVLVLAEAVIAA; this comes from the coding sequence ATGCATCTGGAAATCATTACACCGGATCGGAAAATCTTCGCCGGCGAAGCAACAGCGGTTACCTTTCCGGGCAGCGAAGGTCAGTTTCAGGTTCTGAACGACCACGCTCCCATCGTCAGCACGCTGGCCCGCGGACCGGTCACGGTAGCCACCAGCACTGGAACCCAGACGTTTACCGTAGATGGTGGCGTGGTGGAAGTGCTGAATAACAAAGTACTGGTTCTGGCGGAAGCCGTCATTGCGGCCTAA